The sequence below is a genomic window from Citricoccus muralis.
TCGGCGTGGTCGAAGAAATCGGCGACGACGTGCGCGACATCCAGGTCGGCGACTTCGTGGTCGGCTCCTTCGTCGCCTCCGACAACACCTGCGAGATCTGCCAGGCCGGCTTCCAGTCCCGCTGCATCCACCAGGTGATGATGGGTTCCATCGGCACCCAATCCGAGTACGCCCGCATCCCCTGGGCCGACGGCACCCTGGTGAAGGTCGACGGCGAACCCACTGAAGAACAGACCAAGAGCCTGCTCGCTGCTTCTGATGTGCTCGGCACCGGCTGGTTCGCTGCTGTTGCCGCCGAAGCCGGCCCCGGCAAGACCGTCGCCGTCGTGGGCGACGGCGCGGTCGGTCTGCTGGGCATCCTGGCCGCCAAGCAGCTCGGCGCCGAACGCATCATCGCCATGTCGCGGCATGCCGACCGTCAGGCGCTGGCCCGCCAGTTCGGCGCCACCGACATCGTCGAAGAGCGTGGCGAAGAGGGCGTGGCCCGCATTAAGGAGCTCACCGGCGGGTACGGCGCCCACTCCACCATCGAGGCCGTGGGCACCCAGGAGTCCATGCTGCAGGCCATTCACGCCACCCGTCCCGGCGGGCACGTCGGTTTCGTCGGCGTCAGCCACGGGGTCACCCTGGAGGGCATCGATCTCTTCGTCTCCACCGTGAGTCTGCTCGGCGGACCCGCCCCGGTGCGGCGGTTCTTGCCGGAGCTCATCGAGCTGATCATGACCGATCAGATCAACCCCGGCGCCGTCTTCGACCTCACCCTTCCCCTGGAAGAAGCGGCCGAGGGCTACCGCGCCATGGACGAACGACGGGCCACCAAAGTGATGCTCACGTTCTGAACCCGTGACCTGCGGCGAGCGTAGCCGTACGATGAGTCCATGAAGTTCGGCATGCGCAAGCCCTCGCTCAACAAGTCCATCGCCGCTCGCACCACCGGGCGAGCGACCCGCGCGGTCAAGCGCGCGCTGATCCCCGGTTACGGGAAGAAGGGCATGGGTTGGCTCCGTGACCCGAAGCGTGCGGCACGCAACGCGGCCTACCAGCGCACCACCTTCGACGTGCGCGACCTGTTCAAGAAATAGCGTCGCGCAGGTCGAAGGTGGCGCGCACGTTCAGATCGGCTGGCATCGGAGCGACATTGATGCGCTGGGTTTTGGAGGACGCCGCTCCAGCGCGTTAGCGTTCGTGCACCGTCACCGAGAGCTCCACCGCGAAGTCGTGAGCATTCTGCCGCAGCGCTTTCACGCTCAGCCCGGTCAGTCCTGCGAATTCGCCAATTTTCAACATGAGTCCATACTCCCGCCTCCCCTCACGGGAGAGTCAACACTGTAGCGGGCGAGCCACTCTGGTCAGCCCCACCCGGGTATCGGCCGTCAGTGCACTGCTCACGTCACGACAGATCCTTGACATTAATATCAGGATGCCTGAAACTCAATATGACATAGCTCACAGATTGAGGTGCTCTCGATGGACGATTCAGCACACTTTCATCTCCGTGCATCCCGGGTGGAGGCC
It includes:
- a CDS encoding zinc-dependent alcohol dehydrogenase family protein, which gives rise to MRAVMLHAPGDIRVEDIERPTLVEPTDAIIRVTAACICGSDLWPYRGAEDVHGPAAMGHEYIGVVEEIGDDVRDIQVGDFVVGSFVASDNTCEICQAGFQSRCIHQVMMGSIGTQSEYARIPWADGTLVKVDGEPTEEQTKSLLAASDVLGTGWFAAVAAEAGPGKTVAVVGDGAVGLLGILAAKQLGAERIIAMSRHADRQALARQFGATDIVEERGEEGVARIKELTGGYGAHSTIEAVGTQESMLQAIHATRPGGHVGFVGVSHGVTLEGIDLFVSTVSLLGGPAPVRRFLPELIELIMTDQINPGAVFDLTLPLEEAAEGYRAMDERRATKVMLTF